The following proteins are encoded in a genomic region of Gimesia algae:
- a CDS encoding phosphoglycerate kinase: MAKKTIENVDVAGKTVLMRVDFNVPLNDELKITDDRRVRMALPSIKSVIDRGGRLILMSHLGRPTGEASDSKYSLKPTATCLGELLGQEVAFATDTVGEDAKAKVAALEDGQVLILENLRFNAGEKKGDAAFAGELAAFADIYCNDAFGTCHRTDASMVAVPEAMSGKPKVVGFLVAKEIQYLTDVIANPERPFVAILGGAKVSDKIKVIDNLLGICDKVLIGGAMAYTFALAQGGKIGDSLVEKDKVDLAKELIAKGGDKLMLPVDTHCGDDFNSNCNKQVVKAGEIPDGFEGLDIGPETAKIYSETVKSAKTVVWNGPMGVFEMTPFDAGTKAVAQAIADSDSTSIIGGGDSAAAVQQLGFADQVSHVSTGGGASLAMLEGQEFAAVNLLDEA, translated from the coding sequence ATGGCAAAGAAGACAATCGAAAACGTAGACGTTGCAGGCAAAACCGTATTAATGCGTGTGGATTTCAATGTACCATTGAATGATGAACTCAAGATTACCGATGATCGTCGGGTGCGGATGGCGTTGCCTTCCATCAAGTCGGTCATTGACCGTGGCGGCCGCTTGATTCTGATGAGCCATCTCGGACGTCCTACGGGAGAAGCCAGCGATTCCAAATACAGCCTGAAACCCACAGCAACCTGTCTGGGTGAACTGCTGGGGCAGGAAGTTGCCTTCGCGACCGATACCGTCGGCGAAGATGCGAAAGCCAAAGTGGCTGCTCTAGAGGATGGTCAGGTGTTGATTCTGGAAAACCTGCGATTCAATGCCGGGGAGAAAAAAGGAGATGCTGCGTTTGCAGGCGAACTGGCTGCTTTCGCTGATATTTACTGTAACGATGCCTTTGGAACCTGCCACCGCACAGACGCTTCCATGGTGGCTGTACCCGAAGCAATGTCCGGCAAACCCAAGGTCGTCGGCTTCCTGGTCGCCAAGGAAATTCAATATCTGACCGATGTGATTGCCAATCCCGAACGTCCCTTCGTCGCGATTCTGGGGGGAGCAAAAGTCTCAGACAAAATTAAAGTCATCGATAACCTGCTGGGAATTTGCGATAAAGTTCTCATCGGTGGTGCGATGGCTTACACGTTCGCACTGGCTCAAGGCGGAAAAATTGGGGACAGCCTGGTTGAGAAAGATAAGGTCGACCTCGCGAAAGAGTTAATTGCCAAGGGGGGCGATAAACTGATGCTGCCCGTCGACACGCACTGTGGGGATGACTTCAACAGCAACTGTAACAAGCAGGTTGTCAAAGCAGGCGAAATCCCCGATGGATTTGAAGGCCTGGATATCGGACCTGAGACCGCCAAAATCTACTCGGAAACAGTCAAGTCGGCGAAAACGGTTGTCTGGAACGGCCCCATGGGCGTGTTCGAAATGACTCCGTTTGACGCGGGAACCAAAGCGGTTGCCCAGGCGATTGCGGACAGTGATTCGACCAGTATCATTGGCGGGGGAGACAGTGCCGCCGCAGTTCAACAGCTGGGATTTGCCGACCAGGTTTCGCATGTCAGCACCGGCGGTGGTGCCAGCCTGGCGATGCTGGAAGGTCAGGAATTCGCTGCTGTCAATCTACTGGACGAAGCCTGA
- the frr gene encoding ribosome recycling factor, whose product MDQTEILLDAEERMDKAVHVFQGQLQGIRTGRATPGLVDSVRVDYYGSPTPLKQMANVSVPEPQQILIRPFDAGMVGEIAKAITASDMGLAPNTDGRVVRLNIPPLSTERRRQMVSRVKELAEEARISIRNIRRDANKHADQSEKDKVMGEDERDDTKDQVQELTKKFEGKVNSMADAKEKDVMDE is encoded by the coding sequence ATGGACCAGACAGAAATTTTACTCGACGCGGAAGAGAGAATGGACAAAGCGGTTCACGTGTTCCAGGGGCAATTGCAGGGCATTCGAACAGGGCGTGCAACCCCCGGTCTGGTCGATTCAGTCCGGGTTGACTATTACGGATCTCCGACCCCCTTAAAACAGATGGCCAATGTCAGCGTGCCGGAACCACAGCAGATTCTGATCCGCCCGTTCGATGCCGGAATGGTCGGCGAAATTGCCAAAGCAATCACCGCCAGTGATATGGGCCTGGCTCCCAATACCGACGGGCGTGTGGTGCGGTTGAATATTCCGCCGCTATCTACAGAACGACGTCGGCAGATGGTATCACGGGTCAAAGAACTGGCGGAAGAAGCCCGGATTTCAATCAGAAATATTCGCCGTGATGCGAACAAACATGCCGATCAGTCAGAAAAAGACAAAGTGATGGGCGAAGACGAACGTGACGATACCAAAGACCAGGTTCAGGAACTGACCAAAAAGTTCGAAGGTAAAGTCAACAGTATGGCGGATGCGAAAGAGAAAGATGTGATGGACGAGTAG
- a CDS encoding CBS domain-containing protein yields MDKPILAKDIMVTKLITLTPEMDVLDAIGMLLNHRISGAPVLDADYRILGVFSEKCCMDVLIKASYEQLPSSQIFPFMDTQARCISEDTDMLTIAQIFLSTPTRRLPVVSEDRTLLGQISRRDLLQAGNKSLQFRTNIPQEKNLLYLSGIMNREESPIS; encoded by the coding sequence ATGGATAAACCAATTCTCGCTAAGGACATTATGGTCACGAAGTTAATTACATTAACTCCGGAAATGGATGTTCTTGATGCTATAGGGATGCTGTTGAATCACCGAATTTCAGGAGCGCCCGTACTGGATGCGGATTATCGAATTCTGGGGGTGTTTTCTGAAAAGTGTTGCATGGATGTGCTGATAAAAGCCAGCTATGAGCAACTTCCCTCATCACAGATCTTTCCATTCATGGATACCCAGGCGCGTTGTATATCGGAAGATACGGATATGCTGACAATCGCCCAGATCTTTCTCAGCACTCCAACCCGCAGGCTGCCTGTGGTGAGTGAGGATCGGACTCTGCTGGGACAGATCAGCCGTCGTGATCTGCTGCAAGCCGGTAATAAGAGCCTGCAGTTTCGTACGAACATTCCTCAAGAGAAAAACCTGCTGTATCTAAGCGGAATTATGAACCGGGAAGAATCTCCGATATCCTGA